Proteins encoded together in one Hevea brasiliensis isolate MT/VB/25A 57/8 unplaced genomic scaffold, ASM3005281v1 Scaf584, whole genome shotgun sequence window:
- the LOC131177566 gene encoding protoporphyrinogen oxidase, chloroplastic-like: MTDIPGGLRDYRNRLVTNHRHVFPNYIVTEARDRAGGNITTIERDGYLWEEGHNSFQPSDPMLTMVVFMQAILQN; the protein is encoded by the exons ATGACGGACATCCCGGGCGGACTGCGTGATTATAGGAATCGGCTCGTCACCAACCACCGCCATGTTTTTCCCAACTACATCGTCACCGAGGCCAGAGATCGCGCAGGTGGCAACATCACAACCATCGAAAGGGACGGCTATCTATGGGAAGAGGGTCATAATAGTTTCCAGCCCTCCGATCCTATGCTCACCATGGTG GTGTTTATGCAGGCGATCCTTCAAAACTAA
- the LOC131177562 gene encoding uncharacterized protein LOC131177562, giving the protein MNQLDIDNESDDSGHVDDEDSEDEDNFSCYSDDIDNDDYGTDLNLSSSLWDESSEFEVGMLFSSREAVKNTTKKYHMLRHPDFCNEETTSKIYATRCSNKNSNYKWRMRESRQKSSDIWKITRYNGPHACSNLTMLNDHCKLDSKFIYHFIMPIIQEQLSIKILDFQAEFKDKIDYESSYSKTWKVRHMAIVKIYGGLEESYGRLRRFMIALCKQNPKSPVLIEDEELFINSHLVLGYKIFDRMF; this is encoded by the exons ATGAA TCAATTGGATATTGATAATGAATCGGACGATAGTGGTCACGTAGATGATGAAGATTCAGAAGACGAAGATAATTTTTCGTGTTACAGTGATGACATAGATAATGATGATTATGGTACTGATCTCAATTTG TCTTCTTCACTTTGGGATGAGTCGAGCGAGTTTGAAGTTGGTATGTTATTCTCGTCAAGAGAGGCTGTTAAAAATACTACTAAAAAATATCACATGTTAAGACACCCTGACTTTTGCAATGAAGAGACCACAAGTAAAATATATGCTACTAGATGCAGTAATAAAAACAGTAATTATAAGTGGAGAATGCGTGAGTCCCGACAGAAAAGTTCAGATATTTGGAAAATTACTCGTTACAACGGACCTCATGCATGTTCAAATTTAACCATGTTAAACGATCATTGCAAATTGGATTCAAAATTCATTTATCATTTCATTATGCCTATCATTCAAGAACAACTGAGTATAAAGATTTTAGATTTCCAAGCTGAATTTAAAGACAAAATCGATTATGAATCGAGTTATAGTAAAACTTGGAAGGTAAGGCATATGGCAATTGTAAAGATTTATGGAGGTTTGGAAGAATCTTATGGTCGGTTGAGACGATTCATGATAGCATTGTGTAAGCAAAACCCTAAATCTCCTGTCCTTATTGAAGATGAGGAATTATTTATCAATAGTCATTTAGTTTTGGGCTATAAGATTTTTGATAGAATGTTTtga